The nucleotide window TCACTCCAGTCCATTAATCTCATGTCGTTGTTCCATGAATTCAAGTCATTCATAATTACCATGAACATTAACTCCAAcattaataatttaatataatTAAAACAAAGCACATCATTTTGATACTGCCATTCATTACCACATTTTGTAACCTCAAATTCAAACATCAATTTTAACCGCATTCTTTACCACTATACTCAGTAGGGGGGTTGAATATACTTGTATGATCATACCGTACATAACAATTGGTAGATATAACCCGTCCACTAAAGCGTGGTTTCCTAGTAAAATTACGAATCTCATTACTTCCCTTGGTTAAACATTTAAGACAATCCTCCTTTGTTAAGTCAGGAGTACATTGCACATCCGCGTAAAGAGCGTGTTCATCCCCGTCATAATGTATAGTGTCTGACGCATATTTCCGAAGAGCATCACCTCCAGCCGCTTTCACCTTTAGCTTATTTATCATACTATCCATGGTCTTTGCTAAATTAGCAGTACTGACAGATAAACCGCTCCCCAAACGTTTCCAGGCCCAATCATCAAGCACTGAGAATATTTTGCGACCAGTTGAGTAACGCACCATACATTGTAAATATGGGTAGAAATCCCAAGCTACACATTCCTGTTGTTGGCAGTTCTTTTGAATATACTGAACAACGTTCCTAAGACAACACTCACAAAGTCCTTTTACGACATTAAGGGCACAAAAGAAGCTGGCGCTAACTTGCTCTTCAGGTTTGCCGGCCGATTGGGTATGGTAAAAACCATTGTAGCTAGAATTATTCTTAATTAACAACAAGAGTTTATCCAACACGGAATCTCGGTTTTTTTGGATGGTGTTGCTTCTGAAATCTCCACCTCTA belongs to Helianthus annuus cultivar XRQ/B chromosome 5, HanXRQr2.0-SUNRISE, whole genome shotgun sequence and includes:
- the LOC110942495 gene encoding cysteine-rich repeat secretory protein 1-like produces the protein MEMKSIILFLIIIQSIINGVNLAKAPTTIVGDWHVSRGGDFRSNTIQKNRDSVLDKLLLLIKNNSSYNGFYHTQSAGKPEEQVSASFFCALNVVKGLCECCLRNVVQYIQKNCQQQECVAWDFYPYLQCMVRYSTGRKIFSVLDDWAWKRLGSGLSVSTANLAKTMDSMINKLKVKAAGGDALRKYASDTIHYDGDEHALYADVQCTPDLTKEDCLKCLTKGSNEIRNFTRKPRFSGRVISTNCYVRYDHTSIFNPPTEYSGKECG